One segment of Agromyces albus DNA contains the following:
- the mtrB gene encoding MtrAB system histidine kinase MtrB — MGAGQSPAIFSAARWRALPRQLAALWRRSLQFRTVIITLSLSSLAIFVIGLYISFSVASNLFRQQLDQVLGGSNQATTAAQRILDSSDAADRASLQSVMSSALEQVIRVSGSPAVAVYREPSEAFSQNAPPDIVAPSLGGVITRELRERVEQNPDQQFWQSVAITEDDGSSDPGVVVGSDLVVPGAGRYELYIGYNFENAQETLAFMQLTGIVGAAALLALLSSVTFLVVRWVIEPIRTVAATSRRLAAGDLGVRMPSKGEDELATLAGSFNGMADSLQARIRELAELSVMQQRFVSDVSHELRTPLTTIRLAGDVLYGQRDDFPGPTARTVELLHTQTDRFETLLADLLEISRYDAGSVELATEPTNLVHLAGDAIQSMHELARERGSELRLDAPGGHLDADVDPRRIRRIVRNLLGNAIEHGEGRPIVVAVDSNASAIALSVRDYGMGMTEEAQARVFDRFWRADPSRMRTIGGTGLGLAIALEDAVAHGGALDVWSQPGHGTVFRLTLPRTRDADAVESPLPLVPDDIEATGPAPTGVVPAVEPADGVAQEVHDA, encoded by the coding sequence ATGGGTGCGGGCCAGTCCCCGGCGATCTTCTCCGCGGCGAGGTGGCGCGCGCTGCCGCGGCAGCTCGCGGCGCTCTGGCGGCGCTCGCTGCAGTTCCGCACCGTCATCATCACGCTCTCGCTCTCGTCGCTCGCGATCTTCGTGATCGGCCTCTACATCTCCTTCAGCGTCGCCTCCAACCTGTTCAGGCAGCAGCTCGACCAGGTGCTCGGCGGCTCGAACCAGGCGACGACCGCCGCGCAGCGGATCCTCGACTCATCCGACGCGGCCGACCGCGCCTCGCTGCAGAGCGTGATGAGCTCCGCGCTCGAGCAGGTCATCCGAGTGTCGGGAAGCCCGGCCGTCGCCGTGTACCGGGAACCGAGCGAGGCGTTCAGCCAGAACGCCCCGCCCGACATCGTGGCACCGAGCCTCGGCGGCGTCATCACCCGCGAGCTGCGCGAGCGGGTCGAGCAGAACCCCGACCAGCAGTTCTGGCAGTCGGTCGCCATCACGGAAGACGACGGCAGCAGCGACCCCGGCGTGGTCGTGGGCTCAGATCTCGTCGTCCCCGGCGCCGGCCGATACGAGTTGTACATCGGCTACAACTTCGAGAATGCCCAAGAGACCCTCGCCTTCATGCAGCTCACCGGCATCGTCGGCGCCGCCGCGCTGCTCGCCCTGCTCAGCTCGGTGACCTTCCTCGTGGTGCGCTGGGTGATCGAGCCGATCCGCACGGTCGCGGCCACGAGCCGCAGGCTGGCGGCCGGAGACCTCGGCGTGCGCATGCCGTCCAAGGGTGAAGACGAGCTCGCGACCCTCGCAGGGTCGTTCAACGGCATGGCCGACAGCCTGCAGGCGCGCATCCGGGAGCTCGCCGAGCTCTCGGTGATGCAGCAGCGGTTCGTCTCGGATGTCTCGCACGAGCTCCGAACTCCGCTCACGACGATCCGGCTCGCCGGTGATGTGCTCTACGGCCAGCGCGACGACTTCCCCGGTCCCACGGCTCGCACCGTCGAGCTCCTGCACACGCAGACTGATCGGTTCGAGACGCTGCTCGCCGACCTGCTCGAGATCAGCCGGTACGACGCCGGCTCAGTGGAGCTCGCGACCGAGCCCACGAACCTCGTGCACCTCGCGGGCGATGCGATCCAGTCGATGCACGAACTCGCCCGCGAACGGGGGAGTGAGCTGCGGCTCGACGCGCCCGGCGGACACCTCGATGCCGACGTCGACCCGCGGCGCATCCGGCGCATCGTGCGCAACCTCCTCGGCAATGCCATCGAGCATGGAGAGGGCCGTCCGATCGTCGTGGCCGTCGACAGCAACGCGTCAGCGATCGCCCTCTCGGTGCGCGACTACGGCATGGGCATGACCGAAGAGGCACAGGCTCGCGTCTTCGACCGGTTCTGGCGTGCCGACCCCAGTCGCATGCGCACGATCGGCGGCACGGGTCTCGGCCTCGCGATCGCGCTCGAAGACGCGGTGGCGCATGGCGGCGCACTCGACGTGTGGTCGCAGCCCGGACACGGCACGGTCTTCCGGCTGACGTTGCCGCGAACGAGGGATGCCGACGCGGTCGAGTCGCCGCTTCCGCTCGTGCCCGACGACATCGAGGCGACCGGGCCGGCGCCGACGGGCGTGGTCCCTGCGGTCGAGCCCGCCGACGGCGTGGCGCAGGAGGTGCACGATGCGTAG
- a CDS encoding LpqB family beta-propeller domain-containing protein: MRNVSRVTLSLNGLEQDVPDLPGQVVVNPRVAQRPVVFDGASFGYLATSGESIDPIPGLSAEVEELAPTGAALGPDAESAAVRSAGGVSLVVAGEAAVPLDPRADLVVPAMDGAGYVWSVPRGSPDQLVAFAPDGTDLPLDVPWGGSSIAAIEVSRDSTRLIALLGDGARTQFVVASIERDAEGRPVALGPVALQLDDTPGKPLDVAWLDASNVASLTALPDGTTRLVTQEIGGFASDRQGPDGGVLLDGGNSINDVRVLTSAGALNVRIGVGWQVRAPNLNIRFTAVQQPN, encoded by the coding sequence GTGCGCAACGTCTCCAGGGTCACGCTCTCGCTCAACGGCCTCGAGCAGGACGTGCCCGACCTGCCTGGACAGGTGGTGGTGAACCCTCGCGTCGCCCAGCGGCCCGTGGTCTTCGACGGGGCCTCGTTCGGCTACCTCGCCACGTCGGGCGAGAGCATCGACCCGATTCCCGGCCTTTCGGCGGAGGTCGAGGAGCTTGCACCCACCGGCGCGGCGCTCGGACCCGATGCGGAGTCGGCGGCCGTGCGTTCCGCAGGGGGAGTCTCGCTCGTCGTCGCCGGGGAGGCAGCGGTGCCCCTCGATCCGCGCGCCGACCTCGTCGTGCCCGCGATGGACGGCGCGGGCTACGTCTGGTCGGTGCCGCGGGGGTCGCCCGACCAGCTCGTCGCGTTCGCCCCTGACGGAACCGACCTGCCGCTCGACGTGCCCTGGGGCGGGTCCTCGATCGCCGCGATCGAGGTGTCGCGCGACTCGACGCGCCTGATCGCACTGCTCGGCGACGGCGCACGCACGCAATTCGTCGTCGCGTCGATCGAGCGCGACGCCGAGGGTCGCCCCGTCGCGCTCGGCCCGGTGGCGCTCCAGCTCGACGACACTCCCGGCAAGCCGCTCGACGTCGCGTGGCTCGACGCGAGCAATGTCGCCTCGCTCACGGCGTTGCCCGACGGAACCACGCGGCTCGTCACCCAGGAGATCGGCGGCTTCGCGAGCGATCGGCAGGGCCCCGACGGCGGCGTCCTGCTCGACGGCGGCAACAGCATCAACGACGTCCGGGTGCTCACGTCGGCCGGTGCCCTGAACGTGCGGATCGGCGTCGGCTGGCAGGTGCGCGCGCCGAATCTCAACATTCGCTTCACGGCGGTCCAACAGCCGAACTGA
- a CDS encoding ComF family protein produces the protein MPQHPPPLPSRPSLPPLARSAVAGRLERAVLDALAVVLPVRCAGCGEPDRAVCDACRVALAAAPHLVERPGLSAWAALEYAGPVASAIGEFKDGGRTDASPALALALRSAIARAVEAAPPGRALEVCTIPSAPSAHRARGYAPVEVLLARCGIRSSKVLALARGRVDQAGLGAEARRANSAGGLVAVRLLTGRRFLLVDDVLTTGSTLAEAARAIIAAGGSAGAFAVLAETPLRHGGHAAKSPETLRDFA, from the coding sequence ATGCCGCAGCATCCGCCACCTCTTCCGTCGCGACCGTCACTTCCACCGCTCGCCCGCAGCGCCGTCGCGGGCCGCCTCGAGCGAGCGGTGCTCGACGCGCTCGCCGTGGTGCTGCCCGTCAGGTGCGCAGGCTGCGGTGAGCCCGACCGCGCGGTCTGCGACGCGTGTCGCGTCGCGCTCGCCGCGGCGCCGCACCTCGTCGAGCGGCCCGGTCTCAGCGCGTGGGCGGCGCTCGAGTACGCGGGTCCCGTCGCGTCGGCCATCGGCGAGTTCAAGGACGGCGGGCGCACGGATGCCTCGCCGGCGCTCGCGCTCGCCCTCCGATCCGCGATCGCCCGCGCGGTCGAGGCGGCCCCGCCCGGGCGCGCGCTCGAGGTCTGCACGATCCCGTCGGCGCCGAGCGCGCACCGTGCGCGCGGGTACGCACCGGTCGAGGTGCTGCTCGCCCGGTGCGGCATCCGCTCGTCGAAGGTGCTCGCGCTCGCCCGCGGCCGCGTCGACCAGGCGGGGCTCGGTGCCGAGGCGAGGCGAGCCAACTCCGCGGGGGGTCTCGTGGCCGTGCGGCTGCTCACCGGCCGCCGCTTCCTGCTCGTCGACGACGTGCTCACGACGGGGTCGACGCTCGCCGAAGCGGCCCGTGCGATCATCGCGGCGGGCGGTTCCGCGGGCGCGTTCGCGGTGCTCGCCGAGACCCCACTGCGACACGGCGGGCATGCAGCGAAGTCACCGGAAACACTCCGTGACTTTGCCTGA
- the hpf gene encoding ribosome hibernation-promoting factor, HPF/YfiA family, which yields MELNIVGRNLEITDRFRAYAAEKSEKVTHLAERAISLNVKLTRHNEKNGNTGPDRIELTLVGKGPVVRAEADGSDKYAAFDVALGRLLERVRRSKDRRKVHRGQRRPTSLREATDVGFAGVGVQAAAPEVLERVRTGSIPVIAENETQAIEEDDVYSPVVIRRKVFASTPMTVDDALYFMELVGHDFYLFVDAESGRPSVVYRRKGWDYGLIGLDDRSDDETAELPAELQRASA from the coding sequence ATGGAACTGAACATCGTCGGACGAAACCTGGAAATCACTGATCGCTTCCGGGCATATGCCGCCGAGAAGTCCGAGAAAGTCACCCATCTCGCCGAACGAGCCATTTCGCTCAACGTGAAGCTCACGCGCCACAACGAGAAGAACGGCAACACTGGTCCCGACCGTATCGAGCTCACGCTCGTGGGCAAGGGTCCGGTCGTGCGAGCTGAGGCAGACGGCTCCGACAAGTACGCGGCGTTCGACGTCGCACTCGGAAGGTTGCTCGAGCGGGTCCGCCGATCGAAGGATCGGCGGAAAGTGCATCGCGGCCAGCGCCGCCCGACGTCGCTGCGCGAGGCGACCGACGTGGGCTTCGCCGGAGTCGGTGTCCAGGCTGCAGCGCCAGAGGTGCTCGAGCGGGTGCGCACCGGGAGCATTCCCGTGATCGCCGAGAACGAGACGCAGGCGATCGAAGAAGACGATGTGTATTCGCCCGTGGTCATCCGCAGGAAGGTGTTCGCCTCGACCCCGATGACCGTCGACGACGCGCTCTACTTCATGGAGCTCGTGGGTCATGACTTCTACCTGTTCGTCGACGCCGAAAGCGGGCGCCCGAGCGTGGTGTACCGCCGCAAGGGCTGGGACTACGGCCTCATCGGCCTCGACGACCGAAGCGATGACGAGACCGCGGAATTACCTGCCGAACTGCAGCGCGCCAGCGCCTGA
- the secA gene encoding preprotein translocase subunit SecA yields MASILEKVLRVGEGRTLKRLENYAAAINALEDDFQALSDEELKHETVELRERYSNGESLDDLLPEAFAAVREASRRTLGLRHFDVQLMGGAALHLGNIAEMKTGEGKTLVATTAAYLNALTSRGVHIVTVNDFLASYQSELMGRVFRALGMTTGCIVAGQTPTVRREQYTADITYGTNNEFGFDYLRDNMAWQSSDMVQRGHFFAIVDEVDSILIDEARTPLIISGPASGEANRWFTEFANLAKRLVSGEDYEVDEKKRTVGVLESGIEKVEDYLGIENLYESANTPLISFLNNSIKAKALFKRDKDYVVMNGEVLIVDEHTGRILVGRRYNEGIHQAIEAKEGVQVKAENQTLATVTLQNYFRLYSKLSGMTGTAETEAAEFMATYKLGVVAIPTNRPMVRKDQPDLVYKNEESKFAQVVEDIVERHKMGQPVLVGTTSVEKSEYLSRLLAKKGVRHEVLNAKNHAREAAIVAQAGRHGAVTVATNMAGRGTDVMLGGNAEFLAVQLMHERGLSPVDTPEEYEAAWDEVFEKVKADVALEAEKVLAAGGLYVLGTERHESRRIDNQLRGRSGRQGDPGESRFYLSLTDDLMRLFNAGAAESLMARGVPDDVAIESKVVTRAIRSAQSQVEARNAEIRKNVLKYDDVLNRQREAIYSDRRHILEGDDLHERTQRFLEDVIDEVLDVHTAEGNPDEWDFDALWTELKTLYPIGITIDEVVAEAGEKGRVNRDFVRREILSDAKLAYQRREEQLGSPAMRELERRVVLSVIDRRWRDHLYEMDYLKDGIGLRAMAQRDPLVEYQREGFAMFQQMMGSIREETVGFLFNLEVEVAPQAGAGGARIEAKGLGRQGAPDDKLSYSAPSDAGGVEVRNQRGQVQQAATQRARRAVAESQAPEVEPARGAFGQRTGEGGGNGQAPQNRAERRAQERKGR; encoded by the coding sequence GTGGCTTCGATTCTGGAAAAGGTCCTCCGCGTCGGCGAGGGTCGCACACTCAAGCGGCTGGAGAACTACGCTGCAGCGATCAATGCGCTCGAAGACGACTTCCAGGCCCTCAGCGACGAGGAACTGAAGCATGAGACCGTCGAGCTGCGCGAACGCTATTCCAACGGCGAGTCGCTCGACGACCTGTTGCCCGAGGCCTTCGCCGCAGTGCGCGAGGCGAGCCGGCGCACCCTCGGCCTCCGGCACTTCGACGTGCAGCTCATGGGCGGCGCTGCGCTCCACCTGGGCAACATCGCCGAGATGAAGACCGGTGAGGGCAAGACCCTCGTGGCGACCACCGCCGCCTACCTGAACGCGCTCACGAGCCGCGGGGTGCACATCGTCACCGTCAACGACTTCCTCGCGAGCTACCAGTCCGAGCTCATGGGGCGCGTCTTCCGCGCCCTCGGCATGACGACCGGATGCATCGTGGCCGGCCAGACCCCCACCGTGCGCCGCGAGCAGTACACCGCCGACATCACGTATGGCACGAACAACGAGTTCGGCTTCGACTACCTGCGCGACAACATGGCGTGGCAATCGTCCGACATGGTGCAGCGCGGGCACTTCTTCGCGATCGTCGACGAGGTCGACTCGATCCTCATCGACGAGGCGCGCACGCCGCTCATCATCTCCGGGCCGGCATCCGGCGAGGCGAACCGCTGGTTCACGGAGTTCGCGAACCTCGCGAAGCGGCTCGTTTCCGGCGAGGACTACGAGGTCGACGAGAAGAAGCGCACCGTGGGCGTGCTCGAGTCCGGCATCGAGAAGGTCGAGGACTACCTCGGCATCGAGAACCTCTACGAGTCGGCGAACACCCCGCTCATCTCCTTCCTCAACAACTCGATCAAGGCGAAGGCCCTGTTCAAGCGCGACAAGGACTACGTCGTCATGAACGGCGAGGTGCTCATCGTCGACGAGCACACGGGCCGCATCCTCGTCGGCCGGCGCTACAACGAGGGCATCCACCAGGCGATCGAGGCCAAGGAGGGCGTGCAGGTCAAGGCCGAGAACCAGACGCTCGCCACGGTCACGCTGCAGAACTACTTCCGCCTCTACTCGAAGCTCTCGGGCATGACCGGCACGGCCGAGACCGAGGCCGCCGAGTTCATGGCGACGTACAAGCTCGGCGTCGTGGCCATCCCCACGAACCGCCCGATGGTGCGCAAGGACCAGCCCGACCTCGTCTACAAGAACGAGGAGTCGAAGTTCGCGCAGGTCGTCGAGGACATCGTGGAGCGACACAAGATGGGGCAGCCCGTGCTCGTCGGAACGACGAGCGTCGAGAAGAGCGAGTATCTCTCGCGGCTGCTCGCGAAGAAGGGCGTGCGGCACGAGGTGCTGAACGCGAAGAACCACGCTCGTGAGGCGGCGATCGTCGCCCAGGCAGGTCGCCACGGCGCCGTGACGGTCGCCACGAACATGGCGGGTCGCGGCACCGACGTCATGCTCGGCGGCAACGCCGAGTTCCTCGCGGTGCAGCTCATGCACGAACGCGGACTGAGCCCGGTCGATACGCCCGAAGAGTACGAGGCCGCGTGGGACGAGGTCTTCGAGAAGGTCAAGGCCGACGTTGCCCTCGAGGCCGAGAAGGTGCTCGCGGCCGGCGGACTCTACGTGCTCGGCACCGAGCGCCACGAGTCGCGGCGCATCGACAACCAGCTTCGCGGCCGCTCCGGACGACAGGGCGACCCTGGCGAGAGCCGCTTCTACCTCTCGCTCACCGACGATCTCATGCGGCTCTTCAACGCCGGTGCGGCCGAGAGCCTGATGGCACGAGGAGTTCCCGACGACGTCGCGATCGAGTCGAAGGTCGTCACTCGCGCCATCCGCTCCGCGCAGTCCCAGGTCGAGGCGCGCAACGCCGAGATCCGCAAGAACGTGCTGAAGTACGACGACGTGCTGAACCGTCAGCGCGAAGCGATCTACAGCGACCGCCGTCATATCCTCGAGGGCGACGACCTGCACGAGCGCACCCAGCGCTTCCTCGAAGACGTCATCGACGAGGTGCTCGACGTGCACACCGCCGAGGGCAACCCCGACGAGTGGGACTTCGATGCGCTCTGGACCGAGCTGAAGACCCTCTACCCGATCGGCATCACGATCGACGAGGTCGTGGCCGAGGCCGGCGAGAAGGGTCGCGTCAATCGGGACTTCGTTCGCCGCGAGATCCTCTCCGACGCGAAGCTCGCCTACCAGCGACGCGAGGAGCAGCTCGGCTCGCCCGCGATGCGCGAGCTCGAACGTCGTGTCGTGCTCTCGGTCATCGACCGTCGCTGGCGTGATCACCTCTACGAGATGGACTACCTGAAGGACGGCATCGGCCTGCGGGCGATGGCACAGCGCGACCCGCTCGTCGAGTACCAGCGCGAGGGCTTCGCGATGTTCCAGCAGATGATGGGGTCGATCCGCGAGGAGACCGTCGGCTTCCTGTTCAACCTCGAGGTCGAGGTGGCGCCCCAAGCGGGCGCCGGCGGTGCCAGGATCGAAGCCAAGGGCCTCGGTCGGCAAGGGGCACCAGACGACAAGCTCAGCTACTCCGCGCCGAGCGACGCGGGTGGCGTCGAGGTGCGCAACCAGCGCGGCCAGGTGCAGCAAGCGGCAACGCAGCGTGCGCGTCGCGCCGTGGCCGAGAGCCAGGCGCCAGAGGTCGAGCCGGCTCGCGGCGCGTTCGGCCAGCGCACGGGCGAGGGCGGCGGCAACGGACAAGCGCCGCAGAACCGCGCCGAGCGCCGCGCTCAGGAGCGCAAGGGACGCTGA
- a CDS encoding Rv3235 family protein — MTARHAAAARTVVVRGSAARFLDDEDEYFGRQPARREELPDPEPVLRNLTHCVIEALAGARDLEQLARWVNDDVYRNLSKRVVLAARARRVKGQAPQRPAFSLGRLIVCEPADGVVEAVVMVHQRARSRAVAIRLEGFDQRWRASVISVL; from the coding sequence ATGACCGCACGCCATGCCGCCGCCGCTCGAACGGTGGTGGTTCGAGGATCCGCCGCGCGATTCCTCGACGACGAAGACGAATATTTCGGCCGCCAACCGGCCCGTCGCGAAGAGCTCCCCGACCCCGAGCCGGTGCTCCGGAATCTCACGCATTGCGTGATCGAGGCGCTCGCGGGCGCTCGCGACCTCGAGCAGCTCGCGCGGTGGGTGAACGACGACGTCTATCGCAACCTCTCGAAGCGCGTCGTGCTCGCCGCGCGCGCCCGCCGCGTGAAGGGTCAGGCGCCGCAGCGTCCGGCGTTCTCACTCGGCCGGCTCATCGTGTGCGAGCCCGCCGACGGCGTGGTCGAAGCGGTCGTCATGGTGCACCAGCGCGCGAGGTCCCGAGCGGTGGCCATCCGCCTCGAGGGCTTCGACCAGCGCTGGCGCGCGAGCGTCATCAGCGTGCTCTGA
- a CDS encoding helix-turn-helix domain-containing protein, whose translation MTSPGSGDEIGRFLTIADAAEILAVDVATVDELIRSGELPAIRVGTSGPWRIERVQLELWIEGQYEETRRYSLWNQGEFANVVELSGARSGRMRPVD comes from the coding sequence ATGACCTCTCCAGGTTCGGGCGACGAGATCGGCCGGTTCCTCACCATCGCCGACGCGGCCGAGATCCTCGCCGTCGACGTCGCGACGGTCGACGAGCTGATCCGCTCGGGCGAATTGCCCGCGATCCGCGTGGGCACCTCGGGTCCGTGGCGCATCGAGCGCGTGCAGCTCGAGTTGTGGATCGAGGGGCAATACGAGGAGACGCGTCGGTACTCGCTCTGGAACCAGGGCGAGTTCGCGAACGTCGTCGAGTTGTCGGGCGCTCGCTCCGGCCGAATGCGCCCCGTCGACTGA
- a CDS encoding SAF domain-containing protein: MARRQERGERGSLRLDPRLIIGMVLIAGSTLGVWALISGLDDAAEVYVARETLTPGTRIDAGDLTSESVRLGASASQYLALGDVPEGGLVVTRTVQAGELVPGSAVDDADRTGLATIVVPSSGPLPTELAAGSSVDVWTARQLERGAFEPPAVLVSGAEIAGLVESEGMVADEGVSVELLIPREKVAALL, encoded by the coding sequence ATGGCACGTCGACAGGAACGCGGTGAACGGGGGTCCCTCCGCCTCGATCCGCGTCTCATCATCGGCATGGTGCTCATCGCCGGCTCCACGCTCGGCGTGTGGGCGCTCATCTCGGGGCTCGACGACGCGGCAGAGGTCTACGTCGCACGCGAGACCCTCACCCCGGGCACCCGGATCGACGCCGGCGACCTCACCTCCGAATCGGTCCGACTCGGGGCGAGTGCCTCGCAGTACCTCGCGCTCGGCGACGTGCCCGAGGGCGGCCTCGTCGTGACCCGCACCGTGCAGGCGGGTGAGCTCGTGCCCGGCTCCGCTGTCGACGACGCGGATCGCACCGGCCTGGCGACGATCGTCGTACCGAGCAGCGGGCCATTGCCCACCGAGCTGGCAGCAGGCTCGAGCGTCGACGTGTGGACGGCGCGGCAGCTCGAGCGCGGCGCTTTCGAGCCACCGGCGGTCCTCGTGTCGGGCGCCGAGATCGCGGGGCTCGTCGAGAGCGAGGGCATGGTGGCAGACGAGGGCGTCTCGGTCGAGCTGCTCATCCCTCGCGAGAAGGTGGCGGCCCTCCTCTAG
- a CDS encoding AAA family ATPase, whose amino-acid sequence MARLALALDATTEDRLLADLVEHDHTVVARLVGWRDLLESLDVLAPEVVIVGAGRGTLSAKLLQACDERGIRIIGLASGDAERAHAAQLGLHEVLDRSVTWPEVEVLVSGGVPVPSRLGETSARPSRAASVIAVWGPAGAPGRTTVAVNLAAEIAAAGHTVALVDADPYSGAVAPSLGLLDEAPGFASACRLAGADALDRAELERIVQRYSAPRASFNVFTGLVGPSRWPELSRDRVTAALGAIRAWVEYVVVDTGFSLEHDEELTSDQFAPRRNAATFATLAAADRVVAVGLADPVGLSRLLRGHGELIDLVEPERVDVIVNRVRTSALGIDAHSQVRQTLRRFAGLDDATLLPHDGKGADAAILTARTLRDAAPRSPLRAAIRDYAFDALLPVPEPARRRGFAFPPVRRPATG is encoded by the coding sequence ATGGCACGGCTCGCCCTCGCGCTCGACGCCACCACTGAAGACCGGCTCCTGGCCGACCTTGTCGAGCACGACCACACCGTCGTCGCGCGCCTCGTCGGCTGGCGAGACCTCCTCGAGAGCCTCGACGTGCTCGCGCCCGAGGTCGTCATCGTCGGCGCCGGCCGCGGCACCCTGAGCGCCAAGCTGCTCCAGGCATGCGACGAACGTGGCATCCGCATCATCGGGCTCGCTTCCGGCGACGCCGAACGGGCGCACGCGGCGCAGCTCGGCTTGCACGAGGTGCTCGACCGCTCGGTCACCTGGCCCGAGGTCGAGGTGCTCGTGAGCGGGGGAGTGCCGGTGCCGTCGCGGCTCGGCGAGACGAGCGCGCGCCCCTCGCGGGCGGCATCCGTCATCGCCGTCTGGGGGCCCGCCGGCGCGCCCGGCCGTACGACCGTCGCCGTGAACCTCGCCGCGGAGATCGCGGCGGCGGGGCACACCGTCGCCCTCGTCGACGCCGATCCGTACAGCGGTGCGGTGGCGCCCTCGCTCGGATTGCTCGACGAGGCGCCGGGGTTCGCATCCGCCTGCCGGCTCGCGGGGGCCGATGCGCTCGATCGCGCCGAGCTCGAACGAATCGTGCAGCGGTACTCGGCGCCGCGAGCGTCATTCAACGTCTTCACGGGCCTCGTCGGGCCGAGCCGGTGGCCCGAACTCTCGCGTGACCGGGTGACGGCCGCGCTCGGTGCCATTCGAGCGTGGGTCGAGTACGTCGTCGTCGACACGGGATTCAGCCTCGAGCACGACGAGGAACTCACGAGCGACCAGTTCGCGCCGAGGCGCAATGCGGCCACCTTCGCCACGCTTGCCGCCGCCGATCGAGTCGTCGCGGTGGGGCTCGCCGACCCCGTTGGACTGTCGCGCCTGTTGCGCGGCCACGGAGAGCTCATCGACCTCGTCGAGCCCGAGCGGGTCGACGTCATCGTCAACCGGGTGCGCACGAGTGCGCTCGGTATCGACGCGCACAGCCAGGTGCGGCAGACGCTCCGCCGGTTCGCCGGCCTCGACGACGCGACGCTGCTCCCGCACGACGGCAAGGGAGCGGATGCAGCGATCCTCACCGCTCGCACCCTCCGTGATGCTGCTCCTCGCTCGCCACTGCGCGCAGCGATCCGCGACTACGCGTTCGACGCGCTGCTCCCGGTCCCCGAGCCGGCACGGCGCCGCGGGTTCGCATTCCCACCCGTCAGGCGGCCCGCCACGGGCTGA